The DNA segment TTCACCAGGTTAGCGCCGCGAACATGAATGTTCTCTGCTAACTGGAATTTGCGTTCAAAGTTACGCTCTGCGATGCCCTGGTAGAGATAGGTACGTTCTTTTTGCTCATCCGCGTGAGCGCCTTTTACCACCAGCAGATTATCCTGAGCGGTAATTTCCAGTTCGCTTTCCGCAAAGCCTGCAACGGCAATCGCAATGCGGTAATGGTTTTCATCCACCAGTTCGACGTTATACGGAGGATAACCGCCATTACTCTGGCTCTGGTTGTTTTCTAAGAGGTTAAACAGACGATCAAAACCAATGGCAGAACGGTACAGCGGGGATAAGTCAAAGTTACGCATAATGAATAGCTCCTGAAATCAGCGAGAATAGTTGACCTTCCATCATGGACAGGTCAGGTAGCCAGAACACCCATCAGGCGTGCTCTTTATTTGCCTACACCCTAAAAATGGGTCTGGAAATGAACTTTTCAAGCGCTTGCAGGGGACTTTTTTTGCAGTTTGTTGTCTATCGCATAGACTGGGTGAACAGCACACATTGTTAAAGTGCGATAAGCGCCACAGTGCGACGTGATGGTGATGTTATTTTTCGCGACGGATCGCTATAACTCATCATGCAAACATCGATAATCAACAGATGAATAAATCATGATAAAAAATGTGTTGTTAACGCTGATGATGTGCAGTGGATTGGTTTTACTGGGTGGCTGCTCCAGCGTAATGTCACATACCGGCGGCAAAGAGGGGACCTACCCCGGCACACGCGCCAGCGCCGAAATGATCGGCAGCAGTGATACAAACTGGGGCACCAAATCGCTGGCAATCCTGGATATGCCCTTTACCGCCGTCATGGATACGATACTCTTGCCGTGGGACTTCTTCCGCACAGACAGCTCAGTGAAGTCGCGAGTGGAAAAGAGCGAGGAGAAAACGAAGATGAC comes from the Citrobacter koseri ATCC BAA-895 genome and includes:
- a CDS encoding YceK/YidQ family lipoprotein; protein product: MIKNVLLTLMMCSGLVLLGGCSSVMSHTGGKEGTYPGTRASAEMIGSSDTNWGTKSLAILDMPFTAVMDTILLPWDFFRTDSSVKSRVEKSEEKTKMTNAVIPPARMPAH
- the ibpA gene encoding small heat shock chaperone IbpA; protein product: MRNFDLSPLYRSAIGFDRLFNLLENNQSQSNGGYPPYNVELVDENHYRIAIAVAGFAESELEITAQDNLLVVKGAHADEQKERTYLYQGIAERNFERKFQLAENIHVRGANLVNGLLYIDLERVIPEANKPRRIEIN